One genomic region from Candidatus Krumholzibacteriia bacterium encodes:
- a CDS encoding cytochrome c yields MRRHEQGISRAMALLLLASAFVAQHIVRADSSSQAKAPGLTGATAGQEPELHRALGLLQYVLGDYAVAVDAEGNILNEEEFLEQNQILDEVGNILAPTNPVDTPAKRARGAALRQDLEDLQDAVAERRPPAAVSGAVRRLRDDLVATYALRLAPSQPPNLPRGAELFQQGCAACHGSDGRARTALALTLSPPPLDFGTPRLSETLSPYQVFNVMTFGVPGTAMPSFESLTEDERWDLAFHVMSLRHSNQPSAAPSRPPRASSPSARLPSLSELASFTDAELGAWFVARGTSLEAKEAAVASARRAVSP; encoded by the coding sequence ATGCGACGTCATGAACAAGGGATCTCCAGAGCGATGGCGCTCCTGCTCCTGGCGAGCGCTTTCGTCGCTCAGCACATCGTCCGAGCCGACAGCTCGAGCCAAGCCAAAGCCCCCGGCCTGACGGGGGCTACAGCAGGGCAGGAACCCGAGCTCCATCGAGCTTTGGGTCTGCTGCAGTACGTCCTCGGGGACTATGCGGTCGCGGTCGACGCCGAAGGAAACATCCTCAACGAGGAAGAGTTCCTGGAGCAGAACCAGATTCTCGACGAGGTGGGAAACATTCTCGCGCCGACGAACCCAGTCGACACGCCGGCAAAACGCGCTCGCGGCGCCGCTCTGCGCCAGGATCTCGAAGACTTGCAAGACGCTGTTGCGGAGCGGAGGCCACCGGCCGCGGTGAGCGGCGCGGTCCGGCGGCTGCGCGACGATCTGGTGGCGACCTACGCGCTGCGCCTGGCACCGAGCCAGCCGCCGAACCTCCCCCGCGGCGCCGAGCTCTTCCAACAGGGGTGCGCCGCTTGCCATGGCAGCGACGGCCGCGCGCGCACGGCGCTGGCGCTCACCCTGAGCCCGCCTCCCTTGGATTTTGGCACCCCCCGCTTGAGCGAGACCCTGTCTCCCTACCAGGTCTTCAATGTGATGACCTTCGGGGTCCCGGGAACGGCGATGCCCTCCTTCGAGTCGCTGACCGAGGACGAGCGCTGGGATCTGGCCTTCCATGTGATGTCCTTGCGGCACTCGAATCAACCTTCTGCGGCGCCGTCGCGCCCGCCGCGGGCGAGTTCACCCTCGGCGCGCCTGCCGAGCTTGTCGGAGCTCGCCTCCTTCACCGACGCGGAGCTCGGCGCCTGGTTCGTGGCGCGAGGCACGAGCCTCGAGGCCAAGGAAGCCGCCGTGGCAAGTGCACGCCGGGCGGTGTCACCGTGA
- a CDS encoding BamA/TamA family outer membrane protein, which translates to MPKASPRVGGRRAALVALLGLLCLPLAAPAQVAPPQEERPQRDEQGLAARQQRYATPTAKTVAMLPVRLIELPFQLLNFPLEHWVVKKQPDPLIARINRNLIAAEARGVSFDLRLETGHSGFGGGMGYRLPHSLTGPVNLRFFAGATNRGYQQYFAQLDTLHVGAAAVWLRGQYLELAQESFYGLGLDSDLDQRSNYERGLWSGALIGEVAGKGPVRLLFDVAYSRDDIRRGESDEFPPSQDAFSGIEGLEGQFDFVEGGASLVWERRDHPTYAEHGSYARAGAHIVGGVGETQNSFAKYYLELRQYVPLPGIRRVLGLRVAAAVTDNLADADIPFFRLERLGGSRTLRGVQTYRFTDKDMLTGGVEYRFPFWTIGLESGTAIDALAFGDVGTVLPNLEEVQWHDLKTTGGFGFRIVTGSRVLLRTDFAWSNEDSRVHIGFGSLH; encoded by the coding sequence ATGCCGAAAGCGAGCCCGCGAGTTGGAGGCCGGCGCGCCGCGCTGGTGGCGCTCCTGGGCTTGCTGTGCCTGCCGCTGGCGGCCCCAGCGCAGGTGGCCCCGCCCCAGGAGGAGCGGCCGCAACGCGACGAGCAGGGTCTCGCCGCCCGGCAGCAGCGTTACGCGACACCCACGGCGAAGACCGTCGCCATGCTCCCGGTGCGCCTCATCGAGCTACCCTTCCAGCTCCTCAATTTTCCCCTCGAACATTGGGTCGTGAAGAAGCAGCCCGATCCGCTCATCGCCCGCATCAACAGGAACCTGATCGCGGCCGAGGCGCGCGGAGTCAGTTTCGACCTCCGGCTAGAGACCGGGCACAGCGGCTTCGGTGGCGGCATGGGTTATCGCTTGCCCCATTCCCTCACCGGCCCGGTGAACCTGCGTTTCTTCGCTGGTGCCACCAACCGCGGCTACCAGCAGTACTTCGCCCAGCTCGATACGCTGCACGTAGGGGCGGCGGCCGTCTGGCTGCGCGGCCAGTACCTGGAGCTGGCGCAGGAGTCCTTCTACGGCCTCGGCCTCGACAGCGATCTCGACCAGCGCTCGAACTACGAGCGGGGCCTCTGGAGCGGGGCGCTCATCGGTGAGGTCGCAGGCAAGGGACCGGTGCGCTTGCTGTTCGACGTCGCTTACTCGCGCGACGACATCCGCCGCGGGGAAAGCGATGAATTCCCGCCGTCCCAGGACGCGTTCTCCGGCATCGAAGGTCTCGAAGGGCAGTTCGACTTCGTCGAGGGCGGCGCCTCTCTCGTCTGGGAGCGGCGCGACCATCCGACCTACGCCGAGCACGGCAGCTACGCCCGTGCCGGCGCCCACATCGTGGGCGGCGTGGGGGAGACACAGAACAGCTTCGCCAAGTACTACCTGGAGCTGCGCCAGTACGTGCCGCTCCCGGGAATCCGCCGCGTGCTGGGCTTGCGCGTCGCCGCCGCGGTGACCGACAACCTGGCCGACGCGGACATCCCCTTCTTCCGCCTCGAACGCCTGGGCGGCAGTCGCACTCTGCGCGGCGTGCAGACCTATCGCTTCACCGACAAGGACATGCTCACCGGTGGCGTGGAGTACCGCTTCCCCTTCTGGACCATCGGCCTCGAGAGCGGCACGGCCATCGATGCCCTGGCCTTCGGCGACGTGGGCACGGTGCTGCCCAACCTCGAGGAAGTGCAATGGCACGATCTGAAGACCACCGGCGGCTTCGGTTTCCGGATCGTGACCGGCAGCCGAGTGTTGCTTCGCACCGACTTCGCCTGGAGCAACGAGGACAGCCGCGTACACATCGGCTTCGGGAGCTTGCACTGA
- a CDS encoding DUF1385 domain-containing protein, whose amino-acid sequence MPEQNLPIPRFTIGGQAVLEGVMMRSPAAVATAVRKSDGKIEVTHRPFRGVTARLRFLDIPILRGAVNLVETLYLGMQSLSWSAEQAMEEEEKKAADAGEGKSSGKAKGWAQTLTLALPVVVALVGGIGLFFYVPLLLTEWTGVRGGIAFNLVDGLYRLLIFLAYIWGISLWKEMRRVFQYHGAEHKSIFVFEGGLPLVPESTLRFTTFHPRCGTSFLLLVMLTSIVVFSFLGRPENMGERLLRLACVPLIGGIAYELIKLSGRPRCQTWMRPIILPGLWLQRITTKEPTLDQVEVAMVAVKACLVYEGLKIESPEWALQAAAAGA is encoded by the coding sequence GTGCCCGAGCAGAACCTTCCCATTCCACGCTTCACCATCGGCGGCCAGGCGGTTCTGGAGGGCGTGATGATGCGCTCGCCCGCGGCCGTGGCCACGGCGGTACGCAAGTCCGACGGCAAGATCGAGGTGACGCACCGTCCTTTCCGCGGCGTCACCGCCCGCCTGCGCTTCCTCGACATTCCCATCCTGCGCGGCGCGGTGAACCTGGTGGAGACGCTCTACCTGGGGATGCAATCGCTCAGTTGGTCCGCCGAGCAAGCGATGGAAGAGGAAGAGAAGAAAGCGGCGGACGCGGGGGAGGGCAAGAGCTCGGGCAAGGCCAAGGGCTGGGCCCAGACCTTGACGCTGGCGCTCCCCGTCGTCGTGGCCCTGGTGGGCGGCATCGGTCTTTTCTTCTATGTGCCGCTCCTGCTCACGGAGTGGACCGGCGTGCGCGGCGGCATCGCCTTCAACCTGGTGGACGGCCTCTACCGGCTGCTCATCTTCCTCGCCTACATCTGGGGGATCTCGCTGTGGAAGGAGATGCGCCGTGTCTTCCAGTACCACGGGGCGGAGCACAAGTCGATCTTCGTCTTCGAAGGGGGACTGCCCCTCGTGCCCGAGTCCACCTTGCGCTTCACCACCTTCCATCCGCGCTGCGGCACGAGCTTCCTTCTCCTGGTGATGCTCACCAGCATCGTCGTCTTCAGCTTCCTCGGCCGGCCGGAGAACATGGGGGAGCGGCTGTTGCGCCTGGCTTGCGTGCCTCTCATCGGCGGCATCGCCTACGAGCTCATCAAGCTCTCGGGGCGGCCGCGCTGTCAGACTTGGATGCGGCCCATCATCCTGCCGGGCCTGTGGCTGCAGCGCATCACGACCAAGGAACCCACTCTGGATCAGGTGGAAGTGGCGATGGTGGCGGTGAAGGCATGCTTGGTCTACGAGGGCCTGAAGATCGAGTCGCCGGAGTGGGCGCTGCAGGCTGCCGCTGCCGGAGCCTGA
- a CDS encoding ATP-binding cassette domain-containing protein: MATALRIHDLELPGRQVVSRPVSLEVRLGEVVGIVGRAGVGKSLLLHILSGQRPGQGRTLEVLGLDLRREPRRVWENVGFASGWRDSLLDWRSAADNLKLEARQKGLPAARLDEVVRLQLEEHGLDQTAETVTAVLDRESRFRLGLAAATVAQPHLLFLDEPLLGADAASAERLLAALYHWLDEDASHTLVVAGESLTPFGQLLTALWRLDERGLVPAPLPDPQRDPRRHAPMP; the protein is encoded by the coding sequence GTGGCAACGGCGCTGCGCATCCACGACCTCGAGCTCCCCGGACGGCAGGTGGTGTCGCGTCCGGTGAGCCTGGAGGTTCGCCTCGGTGAGGTCGTCGGCATCGTCGGGCGGGCCGGTGTGGGCAAGAGCTTGCTGCTGCATATTCTTTCGGGTCAGCGTCCGGGACAGGGCCGCACCTTGGAGGTGCTCGGTCTGGACCTCCGCCGTGAGCCGCGCCGGGTGTGGGAAAACGTCGGCTTCGCCAGCGGCTGGCGCGATTCGTTGCTGGACTGGCGCTCGGCGGCGGACAACTTGAAGCTCGAGGCGAGGCAGAAAGGGCTGCCCGCAGCCCGCCTCGACGAGGTGGTCCGGCTGCAACTCGAGGAGCACGGGCTCGACCAGACCGCAGAGACGGTCACGGCGGTTCTCGACCGGGAGTCGCGCTTCCGTTTGGGCCTGGCGGCGGCGACGGTGGCCCAGCCGCACCTTCTGTTCCTCGACGAGCCGCTACTCGGAGCGGACGCGGCGAGCGCCGAGCGGCTCCTCGCCGCTCTCTACCACTGGCTGGACGAGGACGCGAGCCACACGCTGGTCGTGGCCGGGGAATCCCTGACGCCGTTCGGGCAGCTCCTGACCGCGCTGTGGCGGCTGGACGAACGCGGCCTGGTGCCGGCGCCGTTGCCCGATCCGCAGCGGGATCCACGGCGCCACGCGCCCATGCCGTGA
- the murA gene encoding UDP-N-acetylglucosamine 1-carboxyvinyltransferase, which translates to MDSFVIDGPVRLEGTVAVGGAKNAVLPAMTAALLTEGTSRLERVPHLRDTATMAHLLRVLGARVEHAGGTLRIDTSTYDYCEAPYELVKTMRASIYCLGPLLAKKGRAKVSLPGGCAWGPRPVDLHLMGMEKLGARISLSHGYVIAEAPHGLRGTEIFFEISSVGATINVMMAAVLAQGKTTLVNAAREPEVAEIAETLNQAGARIEGAGGYRIEIQGVRELRPLEHAVMADRIEAGTFLIAGMMTGGDVRVEHCRPDHLHALLEKMQQMGAEIEVGDTWVRVHGSSTLQPVDVTTAPYPGFPTDLQAQIMAALARANGVSLVTETIYPDRFTHVPELRRLGAKIRLDGNIAVVTGGQGLSGAPVMATDLRASAALILSAFAAEGRTVISRVYHMDRGYERIEEKFAALGAAIERGRERDPAEV; encoded by the coding sequence GTGGACAGCTTCGTGATCGATGGGCCGGTGCGGCTCGAGGGCACGGTGGCGGTGGGCGGGGCGAAGAACGCCGTGCTTCCCGCCATGACTGCGGCGTTGCTGACCGAGGGGACGAGCCGTCTCGAGCGCGTGCCACACCTGCGCGACACCGCCACCATGGCGCACCTGCTCCGCGTTCTCGGCGCCCGGGTCGAGCATGCCGGCGGGACGCTCCGCATCGACACCAGCACCTACGACTACTGCGAGGCGCCCTACGAGCTGGTCAAGACGATGCGCGCTTCCATCTATTGTCTCGGGCCTCTGCTCGCCAAGAAGGGCCGCGCCAAGGTGAGCCTCCCGGGAGGCTGCGCCTGGGGCCCGCGCCCGGTGGACCTGCACCTCATGGGGATGGAGAAGCTCGGGGCGCGCATCTCCCTCTCCCACGGCTACGTGATCGCCGAAGCCCCCCATGGACTCCGCGGCACGGAGATTTTCTTCGAGATCTCCAGCGTCGGCGCCACCATCAACGTGATGATGGCGGCCGTGCTCGCCCAGGGGAAGACGACGCTGGTGAATGCGGCGCGCGAGCCCGAGGTGGCGGAGATCGCCGAGACCTTGAACCAGGCCGGGGCGCGCATCGAGGGCGCGGGGGGTTACCGCATCGAGATCCAGGGCGTGCGCGAGCTGCGGCCCCTCGAGCATGCCGTCATGGCCGACCGCATCGAAGCCGGGACCTTCCTGATCGCCGGCATGATGACCGGCGGCGACGTGCGGGTCGAGCACTGCCGGCCCGATCACCTGCACGCGCTCCTGGAGAAGATGCAACAGATGGGTGCGGAGATCGAAGTCGGCGACACTTGGGTGCGCGTCCATGGCAGCAGCACGCTGCAACCGGTGGACGTCACCACGGCGCCCTATCCGGGTTTCCCCACCGATCTCCAGGCGCAGATCATGGCAGCCCTGGCCCGAGCCAACGGGGTCAGTCTGGTCACCGAGACCATCTACCCCGATCGCTTCACCCACGTCCCCGAGCTGCGCCGGCTGGGAGCGAAGATCCGTCTCGACGGCAACATTGCGGTCGTCACCGGCGGGCAGGGCCTGAGCGGTGCGCCGGTCATGGCCACGGATCTGCGCGCCAGCGCCGCGCTCATCCTCTCGGCCTTCGCTGCCGAGGGTCGCACGGTGATCTCCCGCGTCTACCACATGGATCGCGGCTACGAGCGCATCGAGGAGAAGTTTGCCGCCCTCGGCGCAGCCATCGAACGCGGGCGGGAGCGCGATCCGGCAGAGGTGTGA
- the selB gene encoding selenocysteine-specific translation elongation factor, producing MTVERVAGSSMRQNRHIIVGTAGHVDHGKTELVRVLTGVNTDRLREEQERGISIELGFAPLLLAGGDCVGLVDVPGHERFVKAMVAGAAGMDLGMLIVAADESVMPQTREHLDIMQLLGLRGGVVVLTKCDLVDEETAAVAMAEIEDLVRGTFLQGARIVRTSARTGQGLDDLRAALDALTAQLPPKPTDTFFRLPVDRVFGLSGVGLVVTGTAWSGTVREGDTLELLPRGLQARVRGLQVHGEKRESAFAGERIAINLHGLKADDVERGMLAAAPGMLQASWMLDVQLFVLPSFGRPLTHRTRVRVHHGAAEVLGRVALLDREALEPGQSASAQLRLEQPLATERGDAMVLRFYSPMRTLGGARVLDPTPAKHKRFRAAVLEEMQLKERGDAGALLLDAIQRAGSEGRSRSELLRARLVPAEELDPLLATLLQSNRIVRASETLYDTGLLEQTRAAVQRLAEAYQKLHPLAWGIGRAELQERLGHRGTRARFNELLELLTSLPASEPALHLRPDAVRVGSPERDLPAKDREALAKLEAVLREAGVSPPTAAELQKEHGFGDRLAAYAGVLEESGTLVKVTESLLYHHDVLAGITDKLFAFLRTHEVMTMADFKDMAGISRKYSVPLLEYFDRKGITARAGDVRKPGPLVQRPPA from the coding sequence GTGACGGTGGAACGGGTCGCGGGCTCGAGCATGCGCCAGAACCGGCACATCATCGTCGGCACCGCCGGCCACGTCGACCACGGCAAGACCGAGCTCGTTCGCGTCCTCACCGGCGTCAACACCGATCGGCTGCGAGAAGAGCAGGAGCGCGGCATCTCCATCGAGCTGGGCTTCGCGCCGCTGCTCCTGGCCGGCGGTGACTGCGTCGGTCTCGTGGACGTGCCAGGGCACGAGCGCTTCGTCAAGGCCATGGTGGCCGGCGCCGCGGGCATGGATCTCGGCATGCTCATCGTCGCCGCCGACGAGAGCGTCATGCCGCAGACGCGCGAACATCTGGACATCATGCAACTCCTGGGTCTGCGCGGTGGCGTGGTGGTGCTCACCAAGTGCGACCTGGTGGACGAGGAAACCGCTGCGGTCGCGATGGCGGAGATCGAGGACCTCGTCCGCGGCACCTTCCTCCAGGGCGCCCGGATCGTGCGCACCTCGGCCCGCACCGGCCAGGGGCTCGACGACCTGCGGGCGGCGCTCGACGCGCTGACGGCGCAGTTGCCACCGAAACCCACGGATACCTTCTTCCGCCTGCCGGTGGATCGGGTCTTCGGACTTTCCGGTGTCGGCCTCGTCGTCACCGGCACGGCCTGGTCCGGCACGGTGCGGGAGGGCGACACTCTCGAGCTGCTGCCGCGGGGCTTGCAAGCCCGCGTGCGGGGCTTGCAGGTGCACGGGGAGAAACGGGAGAGCGCTTTCGCCGGCGAGCGTATCGCCATCAACCTGCATGGGCTCAAAGCCGACGACGTCGAGCGCGGCATGCTCGCCGCCGCTCCGGGCATGCTGCAGGCGAGCTGGATGCTCGACGTACAGCTCTTCGTGCTGCCGTCTTTCGGGCGGCCGCTCACGCATCGCACCCGAGTGCGCGTGCACCATGGAGCGGCGGAAGTGCTCGGGCGCGTGGCACTCCTGGATCGGGAAGCCCTGGAGCCGGGGCAATCGGCGTCGGCCCAGCTCCGGCTGGAGCAACCGTTGGCGACGGAGCGCGGCGATGCCATGGTGCTGCGCTTCTATTCGCCCATGCGTACCCTGGGTGGCGCCCGGGTCCTCGATCCAACGCCGGCCAAGCACAAGCGCTTCCGTGCCGCCGTCCTCGAGGAGATGCAGCTCAAAGAGAGGGGTGACGCCGGGGCGCTCCTCCTCGACGCCATCCAGCGCGCCGGCAGCGAGGGAAGGAGCCGGAGCGAGTTGCTGCGCGCGCGCCTGGTCCCGGCGGAGGAGCTGGATCCACTCCTGGCCACGTTGCTGCAGAGCAACCGGATCGTCCGGGCCAGCGAGACGCTGTACGACACCGGCCTTCTCGAGCAGACGCGAGCCGCGGTACAGCGTCTGGCCGAGGCGTATCAAAAGCTGCACCCGCTCGCCTGGGGCATCGGCCGGGCCGAGCTGCAGGAGCGGCTCGGCCACCGTGGGACGCGGGCCCGTTTCAACGAGCTTCTCGAGCTTCTCACCTCGCTGCCGGCGAGTGAGCCGGCGCTTCATTTACGTCCCGATGCAGTACGCGTCGGCTCGCCGGAGCGCGACCTCCCGGCCAAGGACCGGGAAGCGCTGGCCAAGCTGGAAGCGGTGCTGCGCGAGGCAGGCGTCTCGCCCCCGACGGCGGCGGAACTGCAGAAGGAGCACGGCTTCGGCGACCGCCTGGCTGCCTACGCTGGCGTCCTGGAAGAAAGCGGCACGCTGGTGAAGGTGACGGAATCGCTTCTCTACCACCACGACGTGCTCGCCGGAATCACGGACAAGCTGTTCGCCTTTCTCCGCACCCACGAGGTCATGACCATGGCGGACTTCAAGGACATGGCGGGGATCTCGCGCAAGTACTCCGTCCCGCTGCTCGAGTACTTCGACCGCAAGGGCATCACGGCGCGGGCAGGAGATGTCCGCAAACCGGGGCCGCTCGTGCAACGCCCGCCGGCGTGA
- the prmC gene encoding peptide chain release factor N(5)-glutamine methyltransferase: MSVQTWKILDLLRSTAHYFETRGAGAPRLAAERLLAHVLSCKRVDLYLAGERVLNDAELDGYRGLVRAHARGEPLQYLVGETEFMGLPLRTDRRALIPRPETEILVEAVRQRFAKRLAPPRFLELGTGCGAIAVSLAAALPRAEVWCTELRAETAALARENCRRHGVEARVQVVVTDAFAALAPELEASFDALVSNPPYVRSDELAGLPALVRDHEPLVALDGGEDGVFFHRFLCNEGVRFLAPGGTLAVEIGADQGAAVRGLFVAAGFQDVTVLRDYAGHERVVLGLR, translated from the coding sequence ATGAGCGTGCAGACCTGGAAGATCCTCGACCTCTTGCGCAGCACGGCGCACTACTTCGAAACGCGCGGTGCCGGTGCGCCGCGGCTCGCAGCGGAGCGCCTGCTCGCCCACGTGCTGTCCTGCAAGCGCGTGGATCTCTACCTGGCCGGCGAGCGCGTGCTCAACGACGCCGAGCTGGATGGTTATCGCGGGCTCGTGCGCGCCCATGCGCGGGGCGAGCCGCTCCAGTACCTGGTGGGGGAGACGGAGTTCATGGGGCTCCCTCTCCGCACCGATCGCCGTGCCCTCATCCCGCGACCGGAGACGGAGATCCTGGTGGAAGCGGTGAGGCAGAGGTTCGCGAAGCGCCTGGCACCGCCGCGCTTTCTGGAGCTCGGCACGGGCTGCGGCGCCATCGCCGTGTCGCTCGCCGCGGCGCTGCCCCGCGCCGAGGTGTGGTGCACCGAGCTCCGCGCCGAAACGGCGGCGCTGGCCCGGGAGAACTGCCGGCGCCACGGCGTCGAAGCGCGCGTGCAGGTGGTGGTCACCGACGCCTTCGCGGCGCTGGCGCCGGAGCTGGAGGCGAGCTTCGATGCCCTGGTGTCGAACCCGCCTTACGTGCGCAGTGACGAGTTGGCAGGTCTCCCGGCACTGGTGCGCGACCACGAGCCCCTCGTGGCGCTGGATGGTGGCGAGGATGGCGTGTTCTTCCACCGCTTCTTGTGCAACGAGGGCGTGCGCTTTCTCGCTCCCGGGGGAACGTTGGCGGTGGAGATCGGCGCCGACCAAGGTGCGGCGGTCCGCGGACTGTTCGTCGCCGCAGGATTCCAGGACGTGACGGTGCTCCGGGACTACGCCGGACACGAACGCGTCGTCCTCGGCCTGCGCTAG
- a CDS encoding trypsin-like peptidase domain-containing protein has product MKVDSLPTALRRLLLFLTCLGVALGVRATGASSEPKAKNPRARQALDAATRLQDAFASVAERVSPSVVCITSYVRQEGQGQEALPDTVAHQPGQWLEAGEPEQYPGFQKLHSGSGVIFGADCHVLTLRQFVIRPSGEPADLVDVELHNGEHLMSQVLGVEPTLNVAVLEFVRLAPRQLPPCAPPVLGDSDSLRVGYWTFALGDPEGPPKFFSPGVLAGLPERRCYQEQLSATYLQASMKLHPEAYGGPLVNIRGEIVGITTPRPPRQADFDGLEYALPINIVTPIYEGIRANKSLRSPWLGIAVLEIVDLRQRLPTPEAFRSLVRPRFGIYIDAVFDPSPASRADIRAGDFLISFNGRRLFSVYRFQEQLHLTGIGRTAKLEIFRAGEIVLKELVVEERPEAARPK; this is encoded by the coding sequence GTGAAGGTCGACAGCTTGCCGACGGCCCTGCGCCGCTTGCTTCTCTTCTTGACCTGCTTGGGCGTCGCGCTCGGTGTCAGAGCCACCGGCGCGAGCAGCGAGCCCAAAGCGAAGAACCCGCGCGCGCGACAGGCCTTGGACGCGGCGACCCGTCTGCAGGACGCCTTTGCCTCTGTGGCGGAGCGCGTCTCCCCCAGCGTCGTTTGCATCACGAGCTACGTACGCCAGGAGGGGCAGGGGCAGGAGGCCCTCCCCGACACCGTTGCCCACCAGCCCGGTCAGTGGCTCGAAGCCGGCGAACCCGAACAGTACCCCGGCTTCCAGAAACTCCATTCCGGCAGCGGTGTGATTTTCGGGGCAGACTGCCACGTTCTGACCTTGCGCCAGTTCGTGATCAGGCCCAGCGGCGAGCCGGCCGATCTGGTCGATGTCGAACTCCATAACGGGGAACACCTCATGAGCCAGGTACTCGGTGTCGAACCCACCCTCAACGTGGCGGTGCTGGAATTCGTACGGCTCGCGCCACGTCAGCTGCCCCCGTGCGCACCGCCGGTGCTCGGTGACAGCGATAGCCTGCGCGTCGGCTACTGGACCTTCGCGCTCGGGGATCCCGAGGGCCCGCCGAAGTTCTTCTCGCCTGGCGTTCTCGCAGGACTCCCCGAGAGGCGCTGCTACCAGGAACAGCTCAGCGCCACGTATCTGCAAGCGTCGATGAAGCTGCATCCCGAGGCCTACGGCGGCCCGCTGGTCAACATTCGTGGCGAGATCGTGGGCATCACCACCCCGCGACCGCCACGACAAGCGGATTTCGACGGCCTCGAGTATGCCCTGCCGATCAACATCGTCACGCCGATCTACGAGGGGATCCGGGCCAACAAGAGCCTCCGGTCCCCGTGGCTCGGCATCGCGGTTCTCGAGATCGTCGACCTGCGCCAGCGCCTCCCCACTCCCGAGGCATTCCGCAGCCTGGTGAGGCCGCGCTTCGGCATCTACATCGACGCGGTGTTCGATCCGAGCCCGGCTTCCCGAGCGGACATTCGTGCGGGGGATTTCCTGATCAGCTTCAACGGCCGGCGACTCTTCTCGGTGTACCGATTCCAGGAGCAACTGCACCTGACCGGTATCGGTCGCACCGCCAAGCTGGAGATCTTCCGCGCCGGCGAGATCGTGCTCAAAGAACTCGTGGTCGAAGAGCGTCCCGAAGCGGCCCGGCCGAAATGA
- the prfA gene encoding peptide chain release factor 1 — translation MITPEKLQGIIARFESIEQQLGEPEVLRDPKRLQELSREHARLRTLVEVAREYGKVVGERQQALEMQQTSDDAEMRQLARQEAEALRAREVELHGQLEVLLVPPDPLDEKSTIVEIRAGTGGDEAALFAADLARMYQRFAERRGWKVEVLASNPTGIGGFKEIIFNISGTGSYGRLRFESGVHRVQRVPETEASGRIHTSTATVAVLPEMEAVEVELNPAELQIETTRAGGPGGQHVNTSDSAVRIVHLPTGIEVRCQDERSQLKNREKALKILRSRLYEAQRAEQQEKRAAERRAQIGTAERSDKIRTYNFSQSRVTDHRINLSVHNLTEILDGGLDELVQALITDYQRTLLAAQ, via the coding sequence ATGATCACACCCGAGAAACTGCAGGGCATCATCGCGCGCTTCGAGTCGATCGAGCAGCAGCTCGGCGAGCCGGAAGTGCTGCGCGACCCGAAGCGGCTGCAAGAGCTGTCGCGGGAACACGCGCGCCTGCGCACCCTGGTCGAGGTGGCGCGCGAGTACGGCAAGGTCGTCGGCGAGCGCCAGCAGGCGCTGGAGATGCAGCAGACGAGCGACGACGCCGAGATGCGCCAGCTCGCACGGCAGGAAGCCGAGGCGCTGCGAGCGCGCGAAGTGGAGCTGCACGGGCAGCTCGAGGTGTTGCTGGTGCCGCCGGACCCGCTGGACGAGAAGAGCACGATCGTGGAGATCCGGGCCGGGACCGGCGGTGACGAAGCGGCACTCTTCGCCGCCGATCTGGCCCGCATGTACCAGCGCTTCGCCGAGCGCCGCGGCTGGAAGGTCGAGGTGCTGGCCTCGAACCCCACCGGGATCGGCGGCTTCAAGGAGATCATCTTCAACATCAGCGGCACCGGCTCCTACGGGCGGCTGCGCTTCGAGAGCGGTGTGCACCGGGTGCAGCGGGTGCCGGAGACCGAGGCCAGCGGTCGCATCCACACCTCCACGGCCACCGTGGCGGTGCTGCCGGAGATGGAAGCGGTGGAGGTGGAGCTCAACCCCGCGGAGCTGCAGATCGAGACCACCCGCGCCGGCGGTCCTGGCGGCCAGCACGTCAACACCTCCGATTCGGCGGTGCGCATCGTGCACTTGCCCACGGGGATCGAAGTGCGCTGCCAGGACGAACGCTCGCAGCTCAAGAATAGGGAAAAGGCCCTGAAGATCCTCAGGTCGCGGCTGTACGAAGCGCAGCGAGCCGAGCAGCAGGAGAAGCGCGCCGCCGAGCGCCGGGCACAGATCGGTACGGCGGAAAGGTCCGACAAGATCCGCACCTACAACTTCTCGCAGTCCCGGGTGACGGACCACCGCATCAACCTCTCTGTGCACAACCTGACCGAGATCCTGGACGGCGGGCTCGACGAGCTCGTGCAGGCCCTCATCACCGATTACCAGCGCACCTTGCTGGCCGCGCAGTGA
- the rpmE gene encoding 50S ribosomal protein L31, which produces MKSTIHPEYVNARIVCVCGNVIETRSTQAEIHVEICSNCHPFFTGKQKLMDTAGRVERFRQKYAKAKKPAAAGPA; this is translated from the coding sequence ATGAAGAGCACAATCCACCCGGAGTACGTGAACGCGCGGATCGTCTGCGTTTGCGGCAACGTCATCGAGACCCGCTCGACGCAGGCGGAGATCCACGTGGAAATCTGCTCGAACTGTCACCCGTTCTTCACCGGCAAGCAGAAGCTGATGGACACGGCAGGGCGGGTCGAGCGCTTCCGCCAGAAGTACGCCAAGGCGAAGAAGCCCGCGGCGGCCGGCCCGGCCTAG